Proteins encoded within one genomic window of Natator depressus isolate rNatDep1 chromosome 1, rNatDep2.hap1, whole genome shotgun sequence:
- the LOC141981826 gene encoding uncharacterized protein LOC141981826: MLFDSFNGDGGNTEAGFGDEEDEEEEEVVDSSQQASGETSFPDSQELFLTLDLEPVPPEPTQGCVLDPAGGEGTSAACVSMITGSSRSQRLVKIRKKKKHTRDEMFSELMLSSHTVRTQTNAWRQIMSECRKAQNDREERWRAEESKWRAEDRAEAQMWRQCDERRQDSMLRLLEDQTSMLQCMVELQQRQLEHRLPLPAPV, encoded by the exons atgttgtttgactccttcaatggagatggaggcaacacggaagcaggttttggggacgaagaagatgaggaggaggaggaggttgtagatagctcacagcaagcaagcggagaaaccagttttcccgacagccaggagctgtttctcaccctggacctggagccagtaccccccgaacctaCCCAAGGCTGcgtcctggacccggcaggtggagaagggacctccg ctgcatgtgtttcaatgatcacaggatcttctcgttcccagaggctagtgaagattagaaagaaaaaaaaacacactcgtgatgaaatgttctctgagctcatgctgtcctcccacactgtcagaacacagacgaatgcgtggaggcaaataatgtcagagtgcaggaaagcacaaaatgaccgggaggagaggtggcgggctgaagagagtaagtggcgggctgaagacagggctgaagctcaaatgtggcggcagtgtgatgagaggaggcaggattcaatgctgaggctgctggaggatcaaaccagtatgctccagtgtatggttgagctgcagcaaaggcagctggagcacagactgccactaccagcccctgtgtaa